The Cellulophaga sp. L1A9 genome window below encodes:
- a CDS encoding alanine dehydrogenase, producing MDKPTSPFSKQQLLPQEETLEVLRQKGELFIGIPKENQYQEKRICLTPDAVNAITANGHRVLLEAGAGEGANFTDIEYTNAGAEITRDTKKVFGCSILLKVEPPTLAELELMNPQTTIISALQIKTQSKKYFETLAKKRLTAIAFEYIMDDDGKYPAVRSLSEIAGISSVLIASEIMSNTNKGNGLMFGNISGVPPVEVVIIGAGTVGEFAARSAIGLGANVKIFDNSITKLRNIQSHLRQTVYTSTIQPKNLLKALKRCDVAIGATRGKDRAPVVVSQTMVEHMKKGAVIIDVSIDMGGCFETSEVTSHDKPTLEKYGVVHYAVPNIPSRYPKTASISISNIFTPYLLKIGEDGGVENALRFDKGLRNGLYFYRGILTNKTVGEWFDLSYNDINFLIF from the coding sequence ATGGATAAACCAACGTCGCCCTTTAGCAAACAACAGTTACTTCCGCAAGAAGAAACCCTTGAAGTATTACGCCAAAAAGGAGAACTCTTCATTGGAATTCCTAAAGAAAATCAATACCAAGAAAAACGTATTTGCTTAACTCCCGATGCCGTAAATGCGATTACCGCAAACGGACATCGCGTACTTTTGGAAGCAGGAGCTGGCGAAGGGGCTAATTTTACAGATATAGAATACACCAATGCAGGTGCAGAAATTACTAGAGATACTAAAAAAGTATTCGGTTGCTCTATTCTATTAAAAGTAGAACCACCGACATTAGCGGAATTAGAATTAATGAATCCGCAAACAACCATTATCTCTGCGCTTCAAATAAAAACACAGTCTAAAAAATATTTTGAAACGCTTGCCAAAAAGCGGTTAACAGCTATTGCCTTTGAATACATCATGGATGATGACGGCAAATACCCTGCGGTACGCTCTTTAAGTGAAATTGCTGGAATTTCTTCGGTGCTTATTGCTTCGGAAATAATGTCTAATACCAATAAAGGAAACGGACTCATGTTTGGCAATATTAGCGGCGTTCCACCAGTAGAAGTTGTTATCATAGGTGCTGGCACCGTGGGAGAGTTTGCAGCGCGTTCCGCAATTGGTTTAGGTGCAAATGTTAAAATATTTGATAACTCCATTACCAAGCTTAGAAACATACAATCACACTTAAGGCAAACCGTATATACGTCTACCATTCAGCCAAAAAACTTACTCAAAGCGCTAAAACGATGCGATGTTGCAATTGGCGCTACCCGTGGAAAAGATAGAGCTCCTGTAGTTGTATCACAAACCATGGTAGAGCATATGAAAAAAGGTGCGGTAATTATAGATGTAAGTATTGATATGGGCGGTTGCTTTGAAACTAGTGAAGTGACTAGTCACGATAAACCTACTTTAGAAAAATATGGCGTAGTTCATTATGCTGTACCCAATATTCCGTCTCGATACCCAAAAACAGCGTCCATCTCTATTAGTAATATCTTTACGCCGTACTTATTGAAGATTGGAGAAGATGGTGGCGTAGAAAACGCACTTCGATTTGATAAAGGTTTGAGAAACGGACTTTATTTTTACCGAGGAATACTTACCAATAAAACTGTTGGCGAATGGTTTGACCTTTCTTACAACGATATTAATTTTCTTATTTTTTAA
- a CDS encoding DUF4258 domain-containing protein: MSFLKRLGFFLFGLSIGLVFLAVFLKNKAKETGTEFCYFPNCRVLKDLRSKSYSYSDEVTRMVQAGEIDSIQIKSFFTDGEVDFEHSDTKSKPCKTYSIEHEQKSGAMKTLTVTNCPTKIVIENIK; this comes from the coding sequence ATGTCATTTTTAAAACGATTAGGCTTCTTTTTATTCGGCTTATCAATCGGTCTAGTTTTTTTAGCAGTTTTCTTAAAAAACAAAGCCAAAGAAACGGGTACTGAATTCTGTTACTTTCCTAACTGTCGGGTACTAAAAGATCTTAGATCAAAATCATACTCCTATTCCGATGAAGTTACCAGAATGGTGCAAGCAGGAGAGATAGATTCTATTCAAATTAAATCTTTTTTTACAGATGGTGAAGTCGATTTTGAACATAGTGATACAAAATCTAAACCTTGTAAAACCTATAGTATAGAACACGAACAAAAAAGTGGAGCAATGAAAACATTAACTGTTACCAATTGCCCCACCAAAATTGTCATTGAAAATATTAAATAA
- a CDS encoding bifunctional response regulator/alkaline phosphatase family protein → MNKITILWVDDEIDLLKSHILFLESKNYKVVTCKSGQEALEEVAKTRFDIVFLDENMPGISGLETLTELKDIDATLPVVMITKSEEEYIMDEAIGSKIADYLIKPVNPNQILLSLKKSLDNSRLVSEKTTANYQQEFRKIAMDLSMVNSYTEWTDLYKKLITWELRLEEIEDSSMFEILESQKSEANNQFGKFIDKNYEDWFTDEDAPVLSHTVFRELVKPELKDQPTLLVVVDNLRYDQWLAFEDTVTPFFKKKKETSYFSILPTATQYARNAIFSGLTPLDMEKKYPEWWKNDTDEGGKNLFEAEFLGTQLKRLGLDLTWEYHKITSLRQGKQLSQNYKTQKKNDLTVIVYNFVDMLSHSKTEMEVIKELASNDKAYRSLTQSWFKNSPLLEIIQQAQTMGQKLIITTDHGTINVKQPSKVVGDKDTSLNLRYKTGRSLSYEKKEVYEATKPSAIFLPTINMSSSFIFAKNDLFFAYPNNYNHYVSYYRNTYQHGGVSLEEMIIPFVVLEPR, encoded by the coding sequence ATGAATAAAATAACGATACTTTGGGTAGATGATGAAATTGATTTATTAAAATCTCACATTCTATTTTTAGAAAGTAAAAATTATAAGGTAGTAACCTGTAAAAGCGGACAAGAAGCACTTGAGGAGGTTGCAAAAACGCGTTTTGATATTGTTTTCTTAGACGAGAACATGCCAGGAATCTCAGGATTAGAGACGCTAACAGAGTTAAAAGATATAGATGCCACGCTACCTGTGGTTATGATTACCAAAAGCGAAGAAGAATATATTATGGATGAAGCTATTGGATCTAAAATAGCAGACTATCTAATTAAACCCGTCAATCCGAATCAAATTTTATTATCTCTGAAGAAAAGTTTAGACAATTCAAGATTGGTTTCTGAAAAGACAACGGCAAATTATCAGCAAGAATTTCGTAAAATAGCCATGGATTTATCGATGGTAAATTCTTATACGGAGTGGACCGATCTATATAAAAAATTAATTACATGGGAACTACGCCTTGAAGAAATTGAAGATTCTAGCATGTTTGAAATATTAGAATCTCAAAAATCTGAAGCAAATAATCAATTTGGAAAATTTATTGATAAAAATTACGAAGATTGGTTTACAGATGAAGATGCACCTGTTTTGTCACATACCGTATTTAGAGAATTAGTAAAACCTGAATTAAAAGACCAGCCTACCCTACTCGTGGTAGTTGATAATTTACGCTATGATCAATGGCTTGCCTTTGAAGATACTGTAACTCCTTTTTTCAAAAAGAAAAAGGAAACAAGTTATTTTAGCATTCTACCTACAGCTACGCAATATGCTAGAAATGCGATATTCTCTGGCTTAACCCCTCTGGATATGGAAAAAAAATATCCTGAATGGTGGAAAAACGATACAGATGAAGGTGGTAAAAACTTATTTGAAGCAGAGTTTCTAGGCACACAATTAAAGCGATTAGGTTTAGACTTAACCTGGGAATATCATAAAATAACCAGCCTAAGACAAGGAAAACAACTGTCTCAGAATTACAAAACTCAGAAAAAAAATGATCTAACTGTTATTGTTTACAATTTCGTGGATATGCTTTCGCATTCAAAAACAGAAATGGAAGTAATTAAAGAACTAGCCTCTAATGACAAAGCTTACAGGTCTTTAACTCAGAGTTGGTTTAAGAACTCTCCTCTGTTAGAAATCATCCAACAAGCACAGACTATGGGTCAAAAGTTGATTATTACTACAGACCACGGAACAATAAATGTTAAACAGCCCTCTAAGGTTGTTGGTGATAAAGACACTAGTCTAAATTTGCGCTATAAAACGGGGCGAAGTTTATCCTACGAGAAAAAAGAAGTGTACGAAGCAACAAAACCAAGTGCTATATTTCTGCCGACCATCAACATGAGCAGCTCCTTTATATTTGCTAAGAATGATTTGTTTTTTGCATACCCGAACAACTACAATCATTATGTGAGTTATTATAGAAATACGTACCAACATGGCGGGGTATCTTTAGAAGAAATGATAATTCCGTTTGTAGTACTAGAACCAAGGTAG
- a CDS encoding HD domain-containing protein, giving the protein MIKLKKLEIFNDPIYGFINIPDPLVFSLIAEPSFQRLRRISQMGMSYLVYPGAHHTRFHHALGCMHLMQEAVQTLRTKDIEISKEEEQGLLCAILLHDIGHGPFSHAMEHSIVEGVSHEYISLKFMESLNEKFKGKLTIAIAIFKGEYPKKFLNQLVSSQLDMDRLDYLKRDSFYTGVAEGNINSERLITMLNVVNNELVVERKGIYSVEKFLMARRFMYWQVYLHKTGLVAEQLLISILKRAKELLVRGEKLHCSEALMFFMTNKIGKDNFTEAVLNRFAALDDVDILSAIKEWQNSSDFTLSKLSGMILNRELLQIKIKSNPIDPKKIKKQRAIFMKAYNLNEQDVNYFVFSGIVQNQTYDSKKQNIKIINDNGKVIDVVKASDQLNLKSVSKITTKYYICYPKLTV; this is encoded by the coding sequence TTGATAAAGTTAAAGAAACTTGAAATTTTTAATGATCCAATTTACGGATTTATTAACATTCCCGACCCTTTAGTTTTTAGTTTGATAGCTGAACCTAGCTTTCAGCGCTTGCGTAGAATATCTCAAATGGGCATGTCTTATTTGGTGTATCCTGGTGCGCATCATACGCGTTTTCATCATGCTTTAGGGTGTATGCATCTTATGCAAGAAGCTGTTCAAACACTACGTACTAAGGATATTGAAATTTCTAAAGAGGAAGAGCAGGGCTTACTTTGTGCAATTTTATTACACGATATAGGTCATGGTCCTTTTTCACATGCTATGGAACATAGTATTGTAGAAGGAGTAAGTCATGAATATATTTCCTTAAAGTTTATGGAATCTTTAAATGAGAAATTTAAAGGTAAATTAACTATAGCTATAGCTATTTTTAAAGGAGAATATCCTAAGAAATTTTTAAATCAACTAGTATCCAGTCAGTTAGATATGGATCGTCTTGATTATTTAAAAAGAGATAGTTTTTATACAGGGGTGGCAGAAGGGAATATTAATTCCGAACGATTAATTACCATGTTAAATGTTGTTAATAACGAGCTTGTGGTAGAGCGAAAAGGAATTTACTCTGTAGAGAAATTTCTAATGGCCCGCAGGTTTATGTATTGGCAAGTGTATTTGCATAAAACAGGGCTGGTTGCAGAACAGTTGCTTATTAGTATTTTAAAACGAGCAAAAGAATTGCTGGTCAGAGGTGAGAAGCTGCATTGTAGTGAAGCTCTTATGTTTTTTATGACCAATAAAATAGGAAAAGATAATTTTACAGAAGCGGTATTAAATCGTTTTGCCGCTTTAGATGATGTGGATATTCTTTCGGCGATAAAAGAATGGCAGAATTCGTCAGATTTTACACTTTCTAAGCTTTCTGGGATGATTTTGAATAGAGAATTATTGCAAATTAAGATTAAAAGTAACCCGATTGATCCAAAAAAAATCAAAAAACAGCGTGCTATATTTATGAAGGCTTACAACCTAAATGAACAAGATGTAAATTATTTTGTTTTCTCTGGAATCGTCCAAAATCAGACCTATGATTCTAAAAAACAAAATATTAAAATAATAAATGATAACGGAAAAGTAATCGATGTAGTGAAGGCTTCTGATCAATTAAATTTGAAATCAGTTTCTAAAATTACTACCAAATATTATATCTGTTATCCTAAACTTACTGTTTAA
- a CDS encoding Lrp/AsnC family transcriptional regulator, with product MGKVKLDEIDHQILDMLIDNTRTPFTDIAKKLLISAGTVHVRVKKMEEAGIIKGSSLTLDYVKLGYAFIAYVGIFLEKTHQTKFVLERLNQIPNVTVAHITTGKFNIFCKIRAKDTNHAKNIIFKIDDIDGISRTETMISLEESINDKKRLMHTIFNEM from the coding sequence ATGGGAAAAGTTAAGTTAGATGAAATAGACCACCAGATTCTGGATATGTTAATTGACAATACCAGAACTCCTTTTACAGATATTGCAAAGAAACTTTTGATTTCTGCAGGTACGGTTCATGTACGTGTTAAGAAAATGGAAGAAGCAGGGATCATAAAAGGTTCATCATTGACATTAGATTATGTGAAACTTGGATATGCTTTTATAGCATATGTTGGTATTTTCTTAGAGAAAACACATCAAACAAAATTTGTTTTGGAGCGTTTAAATCAGATTCCGAATGTAACCGTAGCGCATATTACTACTGGTAAATTCAATATCTTCTGTAAAATTAGAGCTAAAGATACAAATCATGCCAAAAACATCATTTTCAAAATAGATGATATTGATGGTATTAGTCGCACAGAAACGATGATTTCTTTAGAAGAAAGTATCAATGATAAGAAACGATTGATGCATACCATTTTTAACGAAATGTAA
- a CDS encoding proline dehydrogenase family protein, with product MKSIFENTATAFALKTDAELERAYFLFKMISNEPLVRIGTAMTNFAIKAKLPVEGLIRATVFDHFCGGISEKDCLPVVDKLFTKGVSSVLDYSVEGKNTEDPLDEALQMILKVLDFVKEKEAIPFAVFKPTGYGRFSLFQKKTEGKPFTDKEQEEWNRVVARFEKTCKKAYDLDVALLIDGEESWMQGAADELAEEMMRKYNKEKVVVYNTLQLYRWDRLDYLKDLKERAERDGFKIGMKLVRGAYMEKENERALEKGYPSPICGSKVATDTNYDTVVAYMIENLDKMSIYMGTHNEESCYKMMDLMNHKNLKPDHTSIWFGQLYGMSDHISFNLAASGFNVSKYLPFGPVRDVMPYLIRRAEENTSVAGQTSRELNLLKIERKRRKI from the coding sequence ATGAAATCTATTTTTGAGAATACCGCAACGGCTTTTGCATTAAAAACGGATGCCGAGTTGGAGCGTGCTTATTTTTTATTTAAAATGATATCAAATGAGCCTCTTGTTCGTATTGGTACGGCAATGACAAATTTTGCAATAAAGGCTAAGTTACCTGTAGAAGGGTTGATAAGGGCAACTGTTTTTGATCATTTTTGTGGCGGAATTAGCGAAAAAGATTGTTTGCCAGTCGTAGATAAATTATTTACAAAAGGGGTTAGTTCAGTCTTAGATTATTCCGTAGAAGGAAAAAATACTGAAGATCCTCTAGACGAGGCGCTACAAATGATTTTGAAAGTTTTGGATTTTGTGAAAGAGAAAGAAGCAATTCCGTTTGCCGTATTTAAGCCTACAGGGTATGGTAGGTTTTCTTTATTTCAAAAAAAGACGGAAGGAAAGCCTTTTACGGATAAGGAACAGGAAGAATGGAATAGAGTAGTGGCGCGTTTTGAAAAAACGTGTAAAAAAGCGTATGACTTAGATGTTGCGCTTTTAATAGATGGTGAAGAAAGTTGGATGCAAGGTGCAGCAGATGAGCTTGCAGAAGAAATGATGCGTAAATATAATAAAGAGAAAGTTGTCGTGTACAATACTTTACAGCTGTATCGTTGGGATCGTCTTGATTATTTAAAAGACTTGAAGGAAAGAGCGGAACGTGATGGGTTCAAAATAGGAATGAAACTAGTTCGTGGTGCTTACATGGAAAAAGAGAATGAAAGAGCTTTAGAGAAAGGATATCCTTCTCCAATTTGTGGTTCTAAAGTAGCAACAGACACGAATTATGATACCGTTGTAGCTTATATGATTGAAAATTTAGACAAGATGTCTATTTATATGGGTACACATAACGAGGAGAGTTGTTATAAGATGATGGATTTAATGAACCATAAAAATCTAAAACCAGATCATACTAGTATTTGGTTTGGACAGTTATATGGTATGAGTGATCATATATCTTTTAATCTTGCTGCAAGTGGCTTTAACGTATCTAAATACTTACCCTTTGGCCCCGTTAGAGACGTTATGCCCTATTTAATACGAAGAGCAGAAGAAAACACCTCGGTAGCGGGGCAAACCAGTCGCGAATTAAATTTACTTAAGATAGAACGTAAGCGCAGAAAAATATAA
- the tsaE gene encoding tRNA (adenosine(37)-N6)-threonylcarbamoyltransferase complex ATPase subunit type 1 TsaE, protein MNKEYRQEEIKEIAKLIIENSPSKKICFHGEMGAGKTTLIKAIVKELGGHGEASSPTFGIVNEYSDAQNNTLAYHFDFYRLNDESEALDFGVEDYLYSNHWVFMEWPDKIGSLIPEDATHLSISILDTSTRMLQIPS, encoded by the coding sequence ATGAATAAGGAATATAGACAAGAGGAAATTAAAGAAATAGCGAAATTAATTATTGAAAACTCGCCTTCAAAAAAAATATGTTTTCATGGCGAAATGGGTGCAGGTAAAACAACTTTAATAAAAGCTATTGTAAAAGAACTTGGCGGCCATGGAGAAGCAAGCAGTCCTACTTTTGGAATTGTCAATGAATATAGTGATGCTCAAAACAATACTCTAGCGTATCATTTTGATTTTTACAGATTAAATGACGAATCTGAAGCCTTAGATTTTGGCGTGGAAGATTACCTGTATTCCAATCATTGGGTTTTTATGGAATGGCCAGACAAAATTGGTAGTTTAATTCCAGAAGATGCTACTCACCTCTCTATTTCTATACTAGATACAAGCACCAGAATGCTTCAAATTCCGTCTTAA
- the lpxD gene encoding UDP-3-O-(3-hydroxymyristoyl)glucosamine N-acyltransferase, translating into MKFTASQIAGILEGELEGNPDIAVDRLAKIEEGELGSLTFLANPKYTQHIYTTKSSITIVNRDFVAEHDLSTTLIKVDDAYEAFSTLLEYYNQVKNNKTGIESPSFIAESTTYGEDCYVGAFAYIGENVTLGNKVKIYPNVYVGDNVRLGDNVIIFAGAKIYSESIIGNNCVIHSGVIVGSDGFGFTPNTEGEYRKVPQTGNVIIEDNVDIGAGTTIDRATLGSTVIRKGVKLDNQIQIAHNVEIGEHTVIAAQTGVAGSTKIGKHCMIGGQVGIVGHITIGDNVRIQAQSGIGRNIKNGEIIQGSPALTYGDYNKSYVHFKNLPKIINRINELEKKIGREQ; encoded by the coding sequence ATGAAATTTACAGCAAGTCAAATTGCAGGTATTTTGGAGGGAGAACTGGAAGGTAATCCTGATATCGCTGTTGATAGATTGGCTAAAATCGAAGAAGGAGAACTAGGATCTCTTACTTTTTTAGCAAATCCGAAATATACGCAACATATATATACTACTAAATCTTCGATAACAATCGTAAATAGAGATTTTGTAGCTGAGCATGATTTATCAACTACACTTATTAAGGTAGATGATGCCTATGAGGCATTCTCAACGTTATTAGAATATTACAATCAAGTAAAAAATAATAAAACAGGTATAGAGAGTCCGTCTTTTATAGCAGAATCCACTACGTACGGAGAAGACTGTTATGTAGGTGCTTTCGCCTATATAGGAGAAAACGTTACATTAGGTAATAAAGTAAAGATATATCCTAATGTTTATGTTGGAGACAATGTACGTTTAGGAGATAATGTTATCATTTTTGCGGGAGCTAAAATATATTCAGAATCTATTATTGGTAATAATTGCGTAATCCATAGTGGTGTAATTGTGGGGTCAGACGGATTTGGTTTTACGCCCAATACAGAAGGAGAGTACCGAAAAGTACCGCAAACGGGTAATGTAATTATTGAAGATAACGTAGATATTGGTGCAGGAACCACTATTGATAGAGCGACGCTAGGATCTACAGTGATAAGAAAAGGCGTAAAGCTAGACAATCAAATACAGATTGCACATAATGTAGAAATTGGAGAGCATACCGTGATTGCTGCACAAACAGGGGTTGCAGGTTCTACCAAGATAGGAAAACACTGCATGATTGGTGGTCAAGTAGGGATAGTTGGGCATATAACCATTGGAGATAATGTGCGTATTCAAGCACAGTCTGGTATCGGAAGAAATATAAAGAATGGAGAAATAATACAAGGTTCACCTGCATTGACTTATGGTGATTACAATAAGTCTTATGTGCATTTTAAAAATTTACCGAAGATTATTAATAGGATTAACGAATTAGAAAAAAAGATTGGCCGTGAGCAATAA
- a CDS encoding M14 metallopeptidase family protein yields MVDFIALHDSCREPTVQGRYVTNNMVFPFLDRLEGQFKIEVIGRSVLNKEIKSVTFGTGKYKILMWSQMHGNESTTTKAVLDFFNLIDSNSDVAQYLLTSCTFKVIPILNPDGAEVYTRINANGVDLNRDAQDRSQPESNVLRAAFDSFVPDYCFNLHDQRTIFNVGVTSKPATVSFLAPSHDEERSISETRGISMQLIVAMNKELQKYIPGQVGRYDDGFNANCVGDSFQMLNKPTVLFESGHFSNDYEREETRKFIFCALVAGCQAIAAQDIAAYPQADYFEIPENGKLFYDILIKNADFVNKSLQNGTDIGILFKETLVSGVLTFVPYIEKTGNLSNFYGHKTFNCLNNKDIEELKGMKEVFDLIKKK; encoded by the coding sequence ATGGTAGATTTTATAGCATTACATGACTCTTGTAGGGAGCCTACTGTGCAAGGAAGGTATGTAACAAATAACATGGTATTTCCTTTTTTAGACCGCTTAGAGGGGCAATTTAAAATCGAAGTAATCGGGAGATCTGTTTTAAACAAAGAGATCAAATCAGTAACTTTTGGGACAGGGAAATACAAAATTTTAATGTGGTCTCAGATGCATGGTAATGAATCTACCACCACGAAAGCAGTGTTGGATTTTTTTAATCTTATAGACTCCAATTCAGATGTTGCACAATATCTTTTGACATCATGTACTTTTAAAGTTATTCCTATTCTCAATCCTGATGGTGCAGAAGTCTATACCCGAATTAATGCCAATGGGGTAGATTTGAACAGAGATGCTCAAGATAGGTCTCAACCTGAAAGTAATGTCCTTAGAGCTGCTTTTGACTCTTTTGTACCTGATTATTGTTTTAACTTACATGACCAACGCACAATTTTTAACGTTGGGGTAACTTCAAAACCTGCTACAGTTTCATTTTTAGCACCTTCTCATGATGAAGAACGCAGTATTTCTGAGACTAGAGGAATAAGCATGCAATTAATTGTGGCAATGAACAAAGAGCTTCAAAAATACATTCCTGGGCAAGTAGGTAGGTATGATGATGGCTTTAATGCTAATTGTGTGGGAGATTCTTTCCAAATGCTTAATAAGCCTACTGTATTGTTTGAGTCTGGTCATTTTTCTAACGATTACGAAAGAGAGGAAACTAGAAAGTTCATTTTTTGTGCTTTAGTTGCAGGTTGTCAGGCTATTGCAGCGCAAGATATAGCAGCATATCCTCAGGCAGACTATTTTGAGATTCCAGAAAATGGAAAATTATTTTATGATATTCTTATAAAAAATGCCGATTTTGTAAATAAAAGCTTACAAAACGGAACTGATATTGGGATTTTGTTTAAAGAAACCCTTGTCTCAGGTGTATTAACATTTGTTCCATATATTGAAAAAACGGGAAACTTGAGTAATTTTTATGGTCATAAAACATTTAATTGTCTGAATAATAAGGATATAGAAGAGTTAAAGGGGATGAAAGAGGTATTTGACTTAATTAAAAAAAAATGA
- the aroB gene encoding 3-dehydroquinate synthase: MISITSSSYAVHFNETAFLRLNEHLSKANYSKIFILVDENTHNFCLAPFMAEIHGDYDFEVIEIEAGEINKNIATCTQVWEVLSELDADRKSVMINVGGGVVTDLGGFVASTFKRGINFINVPTTLLSMVDASVGGKTGVDLGALKNQVGVINQPEMVLVVSSFLQTLEERQMQSGFAEMLKHGLIQDQLYWNELKALSSLENIDKLIYHSVTIKNEVVLLDPTEQNIRKILNYGHTLGHAVESYFLENPKHELLLHGEAIAIGMILEGYISYKLTGLPKDELEDIKSTFLSNYPKIDFSPEDIEAILKLLKFDKKNSHGNINFVLLKKIGEPEIDVKVSQELLEESFSYYKN; the protein is encoded by the coding sequence ATGATTTCTATCACTTCATCATCTTACGCTGTTCATTTTAATGAAACTGCCTTCCTTCGTTTAAACGAGCATTTAAGCAAAGCTAATTATTCGAAAATTTTTATTTTGGTTGATGAAAATACCCATAACTTCTGTTTAGCTCCTTTTATGGCCGAAATACATGGAGATTATGATTTTGAAGTCATTGAAATTGAAGCAGGAGAAATTAACAAAAACATAGCAACATGCACCCAAGTTTGGGAAGTGTTATCCGAATTAGATGCGGATAGAAAAAGTGTCATGATTAACGTGGGTGGCGGAGTTGTTACCGATCTTGGAGGTTTTGTTGCCTCTACTTTTAAGCGAGGAATTAACTTTATAAACGTACCAACCACATTATTGTCTATGGTCGATGCTTCCGTTGGAGGAAAAACAGGTGTAGATTTAGGAGCTTTAAAAAACCAAGTTGGGGTCATCAATCAACCAGAAATGGTACTCGTTGTATCTAGTTTTTTACAAACCTTAGAAGAACGTCAAATGCAAAGCGGATTTGCTGAAATGCTTAAGCATGGTTTAATCCAGGATCAATTGTACTGGAATGAACTAAAAGCCTTAAGTTCTTTAGAGAATATTGACAAACTTATCTACCACTCTGTTACCATTAAAAATGAAGTTGTACTTCTAGATCCAACAGAACAAAATATTAGAAAAATATTAAACTACGGCCATACCTTAGGTCATGCTGTAGAGTCTTATTTTTTAGAAAACCCAAAGCATGAATTACTTCTACATGGTGAAGCTATTGCAATTGGAATGATATTAGAAGGGTATATTTCCTATAAACTAACAGGTTTACCAAAAGACGAACTAGAAGATATTAAATCTACTTTTTTAAGCAACTATCCAAAAATAGACTTTAGTCCTGAAGATATTGAGGCTATTTTAAAATTACTAAAGTTTGATAAAAAGAATTCTCATGGTAATATCAATTTTGTACTCTTAAAAAAGATAGGAGAACCTGAAATTGACGTGAAAGTTTCACAAGAATTATTAGAAGAATCTTTCTCTTACTACAAAAATTAA
- a CDS encoding DinB family protein codes for MKTSELLKEDYNPYYQTYILALGEVNLKEELIEGLAKFEKFAAEIPEEKLNYAYAEGKWTVAEALVHIIDTERVFQYRALCFSRNDKASFPGFEQDDYILNANAGNRSKKSLLEEFTAVRKSSIALFNSFSETDLQKRGVASGSSMSVGAVGFILSGHLNHHKRILEERYL; via the coding sequence ATGAAAACATCAGAATTACTTAAGGAAGATTACAATCCGTATTACCAGACCTATATTCTAGCTTTAGGTGAGGTCAATTTGAAAGAAGAATTGATAGAAGGTTTAGCTAAGTTTGAAAAATTTGCAGCTGAAATTCCTGAAGAAAAACTAAACTATGCATATGCTGAAGGAAAATGGACAGTAGCCGAAGCACTAGTGCATATAATTGATACGGAAAGAGTATTTCAATATAGAGCCTTGTGTTTTTCTAGAAATGATAAAGCATCTTTTCCGGGTTTTGAGCAAGATGATTATATACTAAATGCTAACGCAGGTAATAGGAGTAAGAAAAGCTTATTAGAAGAATTTACGGCAGTGCGTAAATCTAGTATTGCGTTATTTAATTCGTTTTCAGAAACAGACTTGCAAAAGCGGGGGGTTGCAAGTGGTTCATCCATGAGTGTAGGAGCGGTTGGTTTTATCTTATCAGGGCATTTAAACCATCATAAACGAATTTTAGAAGAAAGATACCTTTAA